Proteins co-encoded in one Pocillopora verrucosa isolate sample1 chromosome 1, ASM3666991v2, whole genome shotgun sequence genomic window:
- the LOC131774767 gene encoding polycomb group RING finger protein 3: protein MQKRIKLPVTALNEHIICKLCNGYLIDAATITECLHTFCKSCLVRHIELVNRCPTCNNQIHESQPLYNIRLDRTMQDIVYKLLPKVEKEEKRRERKFYKDRGMPYPDPKVLGSQTPTSAGSRPLKATKKDKGAASKTSKTTKVKSYHRTDEQISLQLETYRDGSMCSSTEIEPLPKKFIRLSTHVTIGLLQKFLAWKLHLDSENMVGILYDKTEMGRDLTLKYISDNLCPPKEHSVPLILHYRAMDVSFTR, encoded by the exons ATGCAG AAGCGCATCAAGTTACCAGTGACTGCACTGAATGAGCACATCATCTGCAAATTATGCAATGGATATCTCATCGATGCAGCAACTATCACAGAATGTTTGCACACTT TTTGCAAGAGCTGCTTGGTAAGACATATTGAACTTGTGAATCGATGTCCAACATGTAACAATCAAATTCATGAATCACAGCCACTCTACAACATCAG GCTTGACAGAACCATGCAAGACATTGTTTACAAACTTCTTCCAAAAGTAGAGAAGG AGGAAAAACGCAGAGAGCGAAAGTTTTACAAAGACAGAGGAATGCCTTATCCAGACCCTAAAG TTCTAGGTAGCCAAACACCTACAAGTGCAGGCTCAAGGCCAttaaaagcaacaaagaaaGATAAGGGAGCAGCATCTAAAACAAGTAAAACTACAAAAGTCAAAAGTTATCACAGAACAGATGAGCAAATCTCCCTTCAACTTGAGACATACCG GGATGGAAGCATGTGTAGCTCAACAGAAATAGAG CCTCTACCAAAGAAATTTATCAGGTTGTCAACACACGTCACCATTGGATTGCTTCAGAAGTTCTTGGCTTGGAAACTACACTTGGACTCTGAAAACATG GTGGGCATCCTCTATGATAAAACAGAAATGGGAAGAGATCTTACACTGAAGTACATCAGTGATAATCTCTGTCCTCCAAAG GAACACTCTGTGCCCTTGATTCTACATTACAGAGCTATGGATGTAAGCTTTACAAGATGA
- the LOC131774753 gene encoding thrombospondin-type laminin G domain and EAR repeat-containing protein-like, translated as MCVIRLLNLIKFPTDQDSSTISYRRALRVKMFRLFFVLALAFLLSSFAKSQNKSANQSHGTATKSNCCVSQVGYCKDGKDGKDGQNGKDGRDGINGRDGRDGTVRAKGEKGEPGMHGVNGNAGIKGEKGSVGQKGSLGLKGQKGMPGTCDDLSSSSSSGKRGCCKVECSTGFHFFEKVQDLPTRGATAVQHFTINGSLFLTFANYYGDVHKYKTSSMVYKMDEPTEKFTLYQTLQTGGAYGVEYFSIADKHFLAVACHWDGTYQVDSVVFQWNGQRFVVFQKLPTKGAAHFKFFTLNSEKYLTVANYHDGRTHSTKSVIYRWNGVKFNKFQEIATEGARGCTAFEINNVTYIAFANHYNSQQKYSVQSTVFKWSGGHFVKLQSLQTYGAFDVKSVNNNGHTFLSFACYYSGSSYNTDSFIYKWDGTKFVLFQSIPTRGALACHPFMISCHTFLGMANYYTRSQKYNTQSTVYQAAGAKFIEYQEISTHGAHDMTSFEYKGHTYLAVANHYNQKYNINSALYKWV; from the exons ATGTGTGTGATCCGTTTGCTCAACTTGATCAAATTTCCAACGGACCAAG ATTCGTCTACCATTTCATATCGGAGGGCGCTGagagtgaaaatgtttcgcttATTCTTTGTGTTGGCTCTTGCCTTTTTGTTGAGTTCCTTCGCAAAATCACAGAACAAATCTGCAAATCAG AGTCATGGAACAGCGACAAAATCAAACTGCTGCGTTTCACAAGTTGGATACTGTAAAGATG GAAAAGACGGAAAAGATGGACAAAACG GAAAAGATGGACGCGATGGAATAAACG GACGAGATGGACGCGATGGGACAGTTAGAGCAAAG GGAGAGAAAGGTGAACCAGGCATGCATGGTGTGAATGGAAATGCCGGCATCAAG GGCGAGAAAGGATCTGTTGGACAGAAAGGATCACTAGGACTAAAAGGACAGAAAGGAATGCCGGGAACATGTGATGACCTG AGCTCCTCGTCCTCCTCCGGGAAAAGAGGGTGTTGTAAAGTCG aaTGTTCCACTGGTTTCCACTTCTTCGAGAAAGTTCAAGACTTGCCAACCAGGGGAGCTACAGCTGTTCAACATTTCACCATTAATGGAAGTCTGTTCCTAACCTTTGCCAACTATTATGGAGATGTTCACAAATACAAGACAAGTTCCATGGTTTATAAGATGGATGAACCGACTGAAAAATTCACATTGTACCAGACCCTGCAAACTGGAGGTGCATATGGCGTTGAGTACTTTTCTATCGCTGATAAACATTTCCTAGCTGTGGCTTGTCATTGGGATGGTACGTACCAAGTTGACTCTGTAGTATTCCAGTGGAATGGACAGCGGTTTGTGGTATTTCAGAAATTACCAACAAAAGGAGCTGCACACTTCAAGTTCTTCACATTAAATAGCGAAAAATATCTCACAGTGGCAAACTATCATGATGGAAGAACCCACTCAACAAAATCAGTCATCTACAGATGGAATGGCGTCAAGTTCAACAAGTTCCAGGAGATAGCAACTGAAGGTGCTAGGGGATGTACGgcatttgaaataaacaatgtcACTTACATCGCTTTCGCCAACCATTACAACTCTCAACAGAAGTATTCTGTTCAGTCCACTGTCTTCAAATGGTCAGGAGGACACTTTGTCAAACTACAGTCTCTTCAAACTTACGGAGCATTTGACGTGAAGTCTGTTAATAACAATGGCCACACATTTCTCTCTTTTGCCTGCTACTACTCTGGAAGCTCCTACAACACTGACTCGTTTATTTATAAATGGGATGGTACCAAGTTCGTTCTTTTCCAGTCTATTCCTACTCGTGGAGCCCTCGCTTGCCATCCTTTCATGATCAGCTGTCATACCTTCTTAGGTATGGCCAATTACTACACCAGAAGCCAGAAATACAACACACAGTCAACTGTGTACCAGGCCGCTGGAGCAAAGTTCATCGAGTACCAAGAGATTTCCACTCATGGAGCTCATGATATGACATCATTTGAGTACAAAGGTCACACTTATCTGGCTGTGGCAAACCACTACAATCAGAAGTACAACATAAACAGTGCTTTGTACAAGTGGGTGTAG